A genomic stretch from Glaciecola nitratireducens FR1064 includes:
- a CDS encoding sodium:solute symporter family protein, with protein sequence MSVQVLTFIIVGASFLLYMGIAVWARAGSTNDFYIAGGGVHPVLNGMATAADWMSAASFISMAGLVSFMGYDGAVYLMGWTGGYVLLALCLAPYLRKFGKFTVPDFIGDRYYSQTARTVAVICAIFVCFTYVIGQMRGVGVVFSRFLEVELWLGVVIGMGVVFFYTVLGGMKGITYTQVAQFCVLIFAYLVPAVFISIMLTGHVLPQTGFGATLADGSGMFLLEKLDMLSTDLGFNEYTSNTKSYLDIFCITFALMVGTAGLPHVIVRFFTVPKVSDARKSAGWALAFIAILYTTAPALAAFARVNMIETINGPEGQGMSYAERPSWIENWEKTNLISHDDKNGDGKMFYAQKDDPRSEMTIDRDIMVLANPEIANLPAWVIALVAAGGVAAALSTSAGLLLVISTSVSHDLLKRNLMPDITDKKELLSARIAAGVAILIAGYFGINPPDFVAAIVAFAFGLAASSFFPVIIMGIFSKRMNDKGAISGMITGIVFTAAYIIYFKFVSPEMNKPDNWLFGISPEGIGTIGMIINFVVAYVVFKFTDDAPQEIQDLVESIRFPKGAGAATGH encoded by the coding sequence ATGAGTGTACAAGTATTAACATTTATTATTGTTGGGGCATCATTTTTGCTCTACATGGGCATCGCCGTGTGGGCGCGTGCAGGATCGACTAACGACTTCTATATTGCTGGTGGCGGTGTTCATCCAGTACTGAACGGTATGGCAACGGCAGCCGATTGGATGTCAGCAGCGTCGTTTATTTCTATGGCAGGCTTAGTGTCTTTCATGGGTTATGACGGTGCAGTGTACTTAATGGGTTGGACAGGCGGCTACGTATTACTCGCACTATGTTTAGCACCTTATTTGCGTAAGTTCGGTAAGTTTACAGTGCCAGACTTCATCGGCGATCGATACTACTCACAAACAGCAAGAACGGTTGCTGTAATTTGTGCTATTTTCGTGTGTTTCACATACGTAATTGGACAGATGCGTGGTGTTGGTGTTGTATTCAGTCGCTTCTTAGAAGTTGAGCTTTGGCTGGGTGTTGTTATTGGTATGGGTGTGGTTTTCTTCTACACAGTACTTGGCGGCATGAAAGGCATTACTTATACTCAGGTTGCTCAATTCTGCGTCCTCATCTTTGCTTACTTAGTACCAGCAGTCTTCATCTCAATCATGCTCACAGGTCACGTGTTACCACAAACTGGTTTCGGTGCTACTTTAGCTGATGGTTCCGGCATGTTCTTGCTCGAAAAATTGGATATGTTGTCAACTGACTTAGGATTTAACGAATACACGTCAAACACTAAATCGTATTTAGATATTTTCTGTATTACTTTCGCTCTTATGGTCGGTACTGCAGGTTTACCACACGTAATTGTGCGTTTCTTCACTGTTCCTAAAGTAAGTGATGCGCGTAAGAGTGCTGGTTGGGCATTAGCCTTTATCGCTATCCTTTACACTACAGCTCCTGCACTCGCTGCATTCGCTCGTGTAAACATGATTGAGACTATCAACGGTCCAGAAGGCCAAGGTATGTCTTACGCTGAAAGACCAAGTTGGATTGAGAACTGGGAAAAAACCAATCTTATCTCTCATGATGACAAGAACGGCGACGGTAAAATGTTCTATGCTCAAAAAGATGATCCACGCAGTGAGATGACGATTGACCGTGACATCATGGTATTAGCGAATCCTGAAATTGCGAATCTACCTGCTTGGGTAATTGCATTAGTTGCCGCAGGTGGTGTTGCTGCTGCCTTGTCAACGTCAGCAGGCTTGCTATTGGTTATCTCGACATCGGTTTCGCATGATTTACTCAAACGAAATTTGATGCCGGATATTACCGATAAGAAGGAGCTATTGTCTGCGCGAATAGCAGCGGGGGTAGCTATTCTAATAGCCGGTTACTTTGGCATCAATCCGCCAGACTTTGTGGCCGCGATAGTCGCCTTTGCCTTCGGTCTTGCTGCTTCAAGTTTCTTCCCAGTGATTATCATGGGTATATTCAGCAAGCGTATGAATGATAAAGGTGCTATCTCAGGGATGATTACGGGTATCGTGTTCACCGCTGCGTATATCATATACTTCAAGTTCGTTAGCCCTGAAATGAATAAACCTGACAACTGGTTGTTCGGAATCTCTCCAGAAGGTATTGGTACTATTGGTATGATAATTAACTTTGTCGTTGCTTATGTAGTATTCAAATTTACAGATGATGCACCACAAGAAATTCAAGATCTTGTTGAAAGCATTCGTTTCCCTAAAGGAGCTGGTGCCGCAACTGGGCACTAA
- a CDS encoding DUF4212 domain-containing protein codes for MAFKNEGDQKAYWKENLSLLFKLLIVWFVVSFGAGIIFVEVLNQIQFFGFKLGFWFAQQGSIYVFVAIIFIYMKKMNDLDKKYGVGEE; via the coding sequence ATGGCTTTTAAAAATGAAGGGGATCAGAAGGCTTACTGGAAAGAGAATTTATCTCTCCTGTTTAAACTTCTCATAGTGTGGTTCGTCGTCTCGTTTGGCGCCGGCATTATTTTCGTTGAGGTCTTAAATCAAATCCAGTTTTTCGGGTTTAAACTTGGTTTTTGGTTTGCACAACAGGGCTCAATATACGTTTTTGTCGCAATTATTTTCATCTACATGAAGAAAATGAACGACTTAGATAAAAAATACGGCGTGGGAGAGGAATAA